A single region of the Geobacillus subterraneus genome encodes:
- a CDS encoding YdhK family protein translates to MKNRRIVWGVASLAAALLLSACAGAGNDEAAPKENASQEENTPHAGHGEMNHSGSGDVPAGLEEAKQPTYPVGSKVIIHADHMPGMNGAEATVSGAFDTTVYTVTYTPTTGGPPVKNHKWVIHKEIENAGDEPFQPGDEVVLNADHMKGMKGAKAVIDSAQQTTVYMVDYTDTETGEQVTNHKWVTEDELSPVK, encoded by the coding sequence GTGAAAAACAGGAGAATCGTATGGGGAGTTGCTTCTTTGGCAGCGGCTTTGTTGCTGTCCGCCTGCGCAGGCGCTGGAAATGACGAAGCGGCGCCAAAAGAAAACGCCAGCCAAGAAGAAAACACCCCTCATGCCGGCCACGGGGAAATGAATCACTCCGGTTCAGGCGACGTCCCGGCTGGATTGGAAGAAGCGAAACAGCCAACCTACCCGGTCGGAAGCAAAGTCATCATTCACGCCGACCATATGCCGGGGATGAACGGGGCGGAAGCGACCGTTTCCGGGGCGTTTGACACGACTGTCTATACGGTGACGTACACGCCGACAACGGGCGGTCCTCCGGTCAAAAACCATAAATGGGTGATCCACAAAGAAATCGAAAACGCCGGGGATGAGCCGTTTCAGCCGGGCGACGAAGTCGTTTTGAACGCTGACCATATGAAAGGGATGAAAGGCGCGAAAGCCGTCATCGACTCCGCTCAACAAACGACGGTGTATATGGTCGATTACACCGATACAGAGACCGGCGAACAAGTGACCAACCATAAATGGGTGACCGAAGACGAACTGTCGCCGGTGAAATAA
- a CDS encoding metal-sensing transcriptional repressor, protein MTHPPQEEHAVHRTMVPRTKEEVENIMKRLKRIEGQVRGVQKMVEDNRYCIDILVQISAIQAALRQVGMQLLERHASHCVAKAIREGNGEQSLRELMDVIKHVSK, encoded by the coding sequence ATGACCCACCCGCCGCAAGAAGAACATGCGGTTCACCGGACGATGGTTCCGCGCACGAAAGAGGAAGTGGAGAACATCATGAAACGATTGAAGCGCATCGAAGGGCAAGTGCGCGGCGTGCAAAAAATGGTGGAAGACAATCGCTATTGTATAGATATTTTAGTGCAGATTTCCGCCATCCAAGCGGCGCTGCGCCAAGTAGGAATGCAGCTGCTTGAACGTCATGCCAGCCATTGCGTGGCGAAAGCGATCCGCGAAGGAAACGGCGAACAATCGCTTCGCGAGCTGATGGATGTGATCAAACACGTTTCGAAATAA
- a CDS encoding CUE domain-containing protein yields MALALGAGTVVLADTNGPLTFDQMLPHMKSMHPNLSEQQLQDMYNACHGGNGGKTGQPSQTMMNRF; encoded by the coding sequence ATGGCGTTGGCGCTAGGGGCAGGAACGGTTGTCTTGGCCGATACGAACGGTCCGCTCACGTTTGACCAAATGCTCCCTCATATGAAAAGCATGCATCCGAACTTGTCGGAGCAGCAGTTGCAAGATATGTATAACGCCTGCCATGGGGGAAACGGAGGAAAAACGGGCCAGCCGTCTCAAACGATGATGAATCGGTTTTAG
- a CDS encoding endonuclease/exonuclease/phosphatase family protein: MHHAFSPSVSLGANQLGIARQYGNGLLSRYPIATHQSHSLNMGLKMAEGRSLLEAIIDVQGQPFAGYVTHLSLNPFLHRRQTDFIIGQLDRQPFPSLIMGDWNMRPGSKPWNKMTRKMDDVWQKAGTGNGDTYPSFRPRRRLDYIFISRQLHAIDAQVVAIRPTASDHLPLRATLRLD; the protein is encoded by the coding sequence ATGCATCATGCGTTCAGCCCTTCCGTCTCATTAGGGGCAAACCAACTCGGAATCGCCCGCCAATACGGAAACGGGCTGTTGTCGCGCTACCCGATCGCCACTCACCAGAGTCATTCGTTGAATATGGGGCTCAAGATGGCCGAAGGACGGTCGCTGCTTGAAGCCATCATTGACGTTCAGGGCCAACCGTTTGCGGGCTATGTCACCCACTTAAGCCTCAACCCGTTTTTGCATCGAAGACAGACCGATTTCATTATCGGCCAGCTAGACCGTCAACCGTTTCCGTCTCTCATCATGGGTGACTGGAACATGAGGCCTGGCTCAAAGCCTTGGAACAAAATGACCCGAAAAATGGATGATGTGTGGCAAAAAGCAGGAACGGGAAATGGCGATACGTACCCGTCTTTTCGCCCGCGGCGGAGGCTTGACTATATCTTTATCAGCCGGCAGCTTCACGCTATAGACGCACAAGTGGTGGCCATCAGGCCGACAGCGTCCGACCATTTGCCGCTAAGGGCGACGCTGCGCCTAGACTGA
- a CDS encoding TVP38/TMEM64 family protein, translating to MIDVLQTYSEAAYLLSLLANLAISVLGVVPSAFLTAANLAVFGFWPGFWISFAGEALGAVVSFILYRKGFRRLRETTWLSHPNVKPLLHASGKEAFWLVFSLRLLPLMPSGVVTFVAAIGRTSLPVFAAASSLGKLPALWMEAYAVHQLLRATWQGKLILAALSAAIFLFVWRKIRRNKAE from the coding sequence ATGATCGATGTTCTGCAAACATATAGCGAGGCGGCGTATCTCCTCAGCCTGCTCGCCAACCTCGCCATCAGCGTGCTCGGGGTCGTCCCGAGCGCGTTTTTGACCGCGGCCAATTTAGCCGTTTTCGGGTTTTGGCCCGGTTTTTGGATCTCGTTTGCCGGCGAAGCGCTCGGGGCGGTCGTCTCGTTCATCTTGTACCGAAAAGGATTTCGCCGGCTGCGTGAGACGACATGGCTTTCCCATCCAAACGTGAAGCCGCTGCTTCATGCAAGCGGCAAGGAGGCGTTTTGGCTTGTGTTTTCGCTCCGGTTGCTGCCGCTCATGCCATCAGGGGTCGTGACGTTTGTCGCCGCGATCGGCCGTACGTCTCTTCCCGTCTTTGCGGCCGCCAGTTCGCTTGGCAAGCTCCCGGCCTTATGGATGGAGGCGTATGCTGTCCATCAACTTCTTCGCGCCACATGGCAAGGAAAGCTCATTTTGGCCGCCTTATCCGCGGCGATCTTTCTTTTCGTCTGGCGGAAGATAAGGCGAAACAAGGCCGAATGA
- a CDS encoding response regulator transcription factor yields the protein MYTLLLVDDEERMLDLLELYLAPNGYRCVKRRSGTEAVDYLRHHHADLVLLDVMMPEMDGWETCRRIRSFSDVPVMMVTARDETADIVQGLKIGADDYVTKPFDEAELLARIEAVLRRTAGSRSVIRAAGLVWDEQEHTVRYGETPIALTPKEFAILGLLLTHPNQVFSRGQIITSLWGALAETEERTIDSHMKNIREKLRRAGFPVDEHLQTVWGVGYKWKRHKS from the coding sequence ATGTACACGCTATTGTTGGTCGATGATGAAGAGCGAATGCTGGATTTGTTGGAATTGTATTTAGCTCCTAACGGCTACCGCTGCGTGAAGCGGCGTTCGGGAACGGAAGCCGTTGATTATTTGCGGCATCATCATGCTGATTTAGTGCTGCTCGATGTGATGATGCCCGAGATGGACGGATGGGAGACGTGCCGCCGCATCCGTTCATTTTCCGATGTTCCGGTCATGATGGTCACTGCCCGTGACGAGACGGCCGATATCGTCCAAGGATTGAAAATCGGAGCGGATGATTACGTGACCAAACCGTTTGATGAGGCGGAGTTATTGGCGCGCATTGAAGCGGTGCTGCGCCGCACGGCCGGCAGCCGTTCAGTCATCCGTGCAGCTGGGCTTGTCTGGGATGAACAGGAACATACGGTCCGCTACGGGGAAACGCCGATTGCGCTGACGCCGAAAGAGTTCGCCATTTTAGGGCTGTTGTTAACACACCCGAATCAAGTGTTCAGCCGCGGGCAAATCATTACGTCGTTATGGGGGGCGCTTGCGGAGACAGAGGAACGAACGATCGACTCCCATATGAAAAACATCCGCGAAAAACTGCGCCGGGCCGGGTTTCCGGTGGATGAACATTTGCAGACGGTCTGGGGCGTCGGCTACAAATGGAAAAGGCACAAATCGTAG
- a CDS encoding sensor histidine kinase — translation MQKLSWKLGMLFFAFVLAVEMVLFVSLYATLVHARIEEEFAQLLARGNSHRNVLEKNYDHTTVEHVVMMESEAETDVVITDAKRQIVSASSGIVPFARELIPLTHGRSIPREGMMVETDWKRASHIATVSPIQIGGETSGYVYMFQDTRSVRTMVYKLKHHFVVVGVLSVAITMMTIAFFSRAITMPLLRMKRATEALSQGDVSVRVEVKGDDELAQLGKAIQTLANDLAYLKQERSEFLASISHELRTPLTYVKGYADIARRPHLAEDERMTYAAIIYEEAEKIEKMVKDLFELAKLERHSFQIETQPTDLCSFFAKLCEKLRPAFQEKSLSLVCRCPGSVTAAIDQERFEQVMINVLDNARKYAFPGTTVEIAVHPQKREVVVAVSDQGAGIPPEDVPRIFERFYRVDKSRSRISGGTGLGLSIAKEIVEAHGGTITARSEQGKGTTIIMTLPEGS, via the coding sequence GTGCAAAAGCTTTCTTGGAAACTCGGCATGCTGTTTTTTGCCTTCGTCCTGGCTGTGGAAATGGTGCTGTTCGTTTCTCTCTATGCGACGCTTGTTCACGCGCGCATCGAGGAAGAATTCGCGCAGCTTCTGGCGCGGGGAAACAGCCATCGCAATGTGTTGGAAAAAAACTACGATCACACGACGGTTGAGCATGTCGTGATGATGGAGTCCGAAGCCGAAACCGATGTCGTCATCACCGATGCCAAGCGCCAGATTGTATCGGCTTCTAGCGGCATTGTCCCGTTTGCTAGGGAACTCATTCCGTTGACTCACGGGCGCTCCATTCCCCGCGAAGGCATGATGGTCGAAACCGATTGGAAGCGGGCGTCTCATATCGCCACCGTCAGCCCGATCCAAATCGGCGGCGAAACGAGCGGGTATGTGTATATGTTTCAAGACACCCGTTCGGTCCGGACGATGGTGTACAAATTGAAACATCATTTTGTTGTCGTCGGCGTGCTGTCCGTGGCGATTACGATGATGACGATCGCCTTTTTCTCCCGCGCCATTACGATGCCGCTTCTTCGCATGAAGCGGGCGACCGAAGCGCTCAGCCAAGGCGATGTTTCCGTGCGCGTCGAAGTGAAAGGAGACGATGAGCTGGCGCAGTTAGGCAAAGCCATTCAAACGCTGGCGAACGATTTGGCGTATTTGAAACAAGAGCGGAGCGAATTTTTAGCGAGCATCTCTCATGAACTGCGCACGCCGCTGACGTATGTGAAAGGGTACGCAGACATCGCCAGACGGCCGCACCTTGCCGAGGACGAGCGAATGACATACGCGGCGATCATTTATGAAGAGGCGGAAAAGATCGAAAAAATGGTGAAAGACTTGTTTGAACTAGCTAAACTCGAGCGGCACTCGTTCCAGATCGAAACGCAGCCGACCGATCTTTGTTCGTTTTTCGCCAAACTGTGCGAAAAGCTGCGCCCGGCGTTTCAGGAAAAATCGCTGTCGCTTGTGTGCCGGTGCCCCGGTTCGGTCACAGCGGCGATCGACCAGGAGCGGTTTGAGCAAGTGATGATCAACGTACTCGACAACGCGCGAAAATATGCGTTTCCTGGCACAACGGTGGAGATTGCCGTCCATCCGCAAAAACGCGAGGTCGTCGTGGCCGTTTCCGATCAAGGAGCCGGCATCCCGCCAGAAGACGTGCCCCGCATTTTCGAACGGTTTTACCGCGTCGATAAGTCGCGATCGCGAATAAGCGGCGGGACGGGGCTTGGGCTTTCCATTGCCAAAGAGATCGTCGAGGCGCATGGGGGGACGATCACCGCTCGAAGCGAACAAGGAAAAGGAACGACCATCATCATGACGCTGCCGGAGGGATCGTGA